One genomic window of Plasmodium coatneyi strain Hackeri chromosome 12, complete sequence includes the following:
- a CDS encoding Triosephosphate isomerase, with protein sequence MTRKYFVSANWKCNGTQESIKALAASFNELDFDPAKLDVVVFPVSVHYELAKSLLKPKFHTGIQNVSKYGNGSYTGEISAEIAKDLNIEYVIIGHFERRKYFNETDEDVKEKLQQCLKNNLKVVVCFGESLEQREKNQTIDVIKKQVNSFVHLINNFDNVVLAYEPIWAIGTGKTATPEQAQEVHKEIRNIVKEKCGEKNANQIRILYGGSVNTENCASLIKQQDIDGFLVGNASLKPSFVDIIKSAM encoded by the exons ATGACGAGAAAATATTTCGTATCAGCCAACTGGAAATGCAATGGAACCCAGGAAAGCATAAAGGCCCTGGCGGCGAGCTTTAATGAGTTGGACTTTGACCCCGCCAAGCTGG ATGTTGTCGTTTTCCCCGTGAGCGTGCACTACGAACTCGCCAAGAGCTTGCTGAAGCCAAAGTTCCACACAGGCATACAAAATGTGTCCAAGTACGGAAATGGGTCCTACACAGGGGAAATCAGCGCAGAAATTGCCAAGGACCTTAACATCGAATATGTAATTATTGGACATTttgaaaggagaaaatactTTAACGAAACGGATGAagatgtgaaggaaaaattacagcagtgtttaaaaaataatttaaaggTTGTAGTTTGTTTTGGAGAGTCCTTAGaacagagggaaaaaaatcaaaccATCGACgtgataaaaaaacaagTGAACAGCTTTGTTCATTTAATTAACAACTTCGATAATGTTGTTTTGGCATATGAACCAATTTGGGCCATTGGAACGGGAAAAACTGCAACACCTGAACAGGCCCAGGAAGTCCATAAGGAAATCAGAAATattgtgaaggaaaaatgtggagaaaaaaatgctaacCAGATCAGAATTCTATATGGTGGTAGTGTTAATACGGAAAATTGTGCATCCCTCATTAAGCAGCAAGATATTGATGGGTTCCTAGTGGGTAATGCGTCTTTGAAGCCATCCTTTGTTGACATTATCAAGAGTGCcatgtaa